Proteins from a single region of Corvus moneduloides isolate bCorMon1 chromosome 19, bCorMon1.pri, whole genome shotgun sequence:
- the CDK3 gene encoding cyclin-dependent kinase 3 isoform X1: MHPQVLPNKLCPKACMSRSSSPSPCPQLHFPASPQHAPATAPPQTQMLPWGAVEEGRDTEPHWAVGSPWVMGCCTARLCHRESEGVPSTAIREISLLKELKHPNIVRLLDVIHSQKKLYIVFEYLNQDLKKYMDSCQAGDLPLSLVKNYLSQLLQGVSFCHSHRVIHRDLKPQNLLINEAGAIKLADFGLARAFGVPLRTYTHEVVTLWYRAPEILLGCRYYSTPVDIWSIGCIFAEMMTRKALFPGDCEIDQLFQIFRILGTPTEVTWPGVTQLPDYKGSFPRWPRKDMKDIVPNLDRDGRDLLMQLLLYDPSKRISAKAALNHQYFLCRNSGSPEQQSVLRRDCR; encoded by the exons ATGCACCCTCAGGTGCTTCCAAACAAGCTCTGCCCCAAGGCTTGCATGTCTAGGtcatcctctccctctccttgccCACAACTTCATTTCCCCGCCTCACCCCAGCACGCCCCAGCCACTGCTCCACCCCAAACTCAAATGCTCCCTTGGGGTGCagtggaagaaggaagggaCACAGAGCCCCATTGGGCTGTGGGATCCCCctgggttatggggtgctgtACAGCCCGTCTCTGCCACAGGGAGTCGGagggtgtccccagcactgcGATCCGAGAAATCTCActgctgaaggagctgaagcACCCCAACATAGTCAG GCTCCTAGATGTCATACACAGCCAGAAGAAGCTCTATATAGTGTTTGAGTATCTGAATCAGGACCTGAAGAAGTACATGGACTCATGCCAAGCTGGAGACCTTCCTTTAAGCTTGGTCAAG AACtacctttcccagctgctgcaaggTGTGAGCTTCTGCCACTCGCACAGGGTCATCCACAGGGATTTGAAGCCACAGAACTTGCTCATTAACGAAGCAGGAGCAATCAAGCTGGCTGATTTTGGACTGGCGAGAGCTTTCGGGGTCCCGCTACGCACATACACTCATGAG GTGGTGACTCTGTGGTACCGAGCCCCTGAGATACTGCTGGGATGCAGATACTACTCAACCCCTGTGGATATCTGGAGCATCGGCTGCATCTTTGCAGAAATG atGACCAGGAAGGCCCTTTTTCCAGGGGACTGTGAGATCGATCAGCTCTTCCAGATCTTTCGCATCCTGGGTACTCCCACCGAGGTGACCTGGCCTGGTGTGACCCAGCTCCCTGACTACAAGGGCAGCTTTCCCCGGTGGCCAAGGAAGGACATGAAGGACATTGTTCCCAACTTAGATCGAGATGGGAGAGACTTACTGATG CAATTGCTCCTGTATGATCCCAGCAAGCGCATCTCAGCCAAAGCAGCCCTCAACCACCAGTACTTCCTCTGCAGAAACTCTGGGAGCCCTGAACAGCAATCTGTGCTGAGGAGAGACTGCAGATGA
- the CDK3 gene encoding cyclin-dependent kinase 3 isoform X2 translates to MEAIQESFQKVEKIGEGTYGVVYKARNKRTGQLVALKKIRLDAESEGVPSTAIREISLLKELKHPNIVRLLDVIHSQKKLYIVFEYLNQDLKKYMDSCQAGDLPLSLVKNYLSQLLQGVSFCHSHRVIHRDLKPQNLLINEAGAIKLADFGLARAFGVPLRTYTHEVVTLWYRAPEILLGCRYYSTPVDIWSIGCIFAEMMTRKALFPGDCEIDQLFQIFRILGTPTEVTWPGVTQLPDYKGSFPRWPRKDMKDIVPNLDRDGRDLLMQLLLYDPSKRISAKAALNHQYFLCRNSGSPEQQSVLRRDCR, encoded by the exons ATGGAGGCCATCCAGGAGTCGTTCCAGAAGGTGGAGAAGATTGGAGAGGGCACCTATGGCGTGGTGTACAAGGCTCGCAACAAGCGCACAGGGCAGCTGGTGGCCCTGAAGAAGATCCGCCTGGATGC GGAGTCGGagggtgtccccagcactgcGATCCGAGAAATCTCActgctgaaggagctgaagcACCCCAACATAGTCAG GCTCCTAGATGTCATACACAGCCAGAAGAAGCTCTATATAGTGTTTGAGTATCTGAATCAGGACCTGAAGAAGTACATGGACTCATGCCAAGCTGGAGACCTTCCTTTAAGCTTGGTCAAG AACtacctttcccagctgctgcaaggTGTGAGCTTCTGCCACTCGCACAGGGTCATCCACAGGGATTTGAAGCCACAGAACTTGCTCATTAACGAAGCAGGAGCAATCAAGCTGGCTGATTTTGGACTGGCGAGAGCTTTCGGGGTCCCGCTACGCACATACACTCATGAG GTGGTGACTCTGTGGTACCGAGCCCCTGAGATACTGCTGGGATGCAGATACTACTCAACCCCTGTGGATATCTGGAGCATCGGCTGCATCTTTGCAGAAATG atGACCAGGAAGGCCCTTTTTCCAGGGGACTGTGAGATCGATCAGCTCTTCCAGATCTTTCGCATCCTGGGTACTCCCACCGAGGTGACCTGGCCTGGTGTGACCCAGCTCCCTGACTACAAGGGCAGCTTTCCCCGGTGGCCAAGGAAGGACATGAAGGACATTGTTCCCAACTTAGATCGAGATGGGAGAGACTTACTGATG CAATTGCTCCTGTATGATCCCAGCAAGCGCATCTCAGCCAAAGCAGCCCTCAACCACCAGTACTTCCTCTGCAGAAACTCTGGGAGCCCTGAACAGCAATCTGTGCTGAGGAGAGACTGCAGATGA
- the TEN1 gene encoding CST complex subunit TEN1, with amino-acid sequence MLPSAGVYYFPWEINSSVPEGTTLRTFGRLCCYDLARSEAILTTQHNSAQYQVCVDTKFVEPFQAQVGSFFMVLGEAEHRKETSSPVVKARILTCVEGMNVPLLEQAIQEQRKYFNERQEQRGNSTS; translated from the exons ATGCTGCCAAGTGCTGGTGTCTATTACTTCCCATGGGAGATCAACAGCTCAGTCCCCGAGGGGACGACACTGAGGACATTTGGCAG GTTATGCTGCTACGACCTGGCCCGATCTGAAGCCATTCTCACCACTCAGCACAACTCGGCTCAGTACCAAGTCTGTGTTGACACCAAGTTTGTGGAGCCATTCCAAGCCCAAGTGGGATCTTTCTTCAtggtcctgggagaggctgaacacaggaaag aaACTTCCAGTCCTGTGGTGAAAGCACGGATATTGACCTGCGTGGAAGGGATGAATGTGCCCCTGCTGGAACAAGCCAtacaggagcagaggaaataCTTCAAcgagaggcaggagcagaggggaaacAGCACATCCTGA